In the genome of Ctenopharyngodon idella isolate HZGC_01 chromosome 16, HZGC01, whole genome shotgun sequence, the window atccgaatcactgaatcgattcataaagctccgaagcagtgttttgaaatcgcccatcactatatagttaaaaagtcgttattttgtttttttggcgcacaaaaagtattctcgtcgctttataatattaaggtagaaccactgaactcacacgaactgttttaaatattttttagtacctttttaaTAAACCAGTTTaatgaactgtttttaattttttttttttagtccctttatggatcttgagagaggaagtgtcattgctggctatgcaggcctcactgagccatcggatttaatcaaaatatcttaatttgtgttccaaagatgaacgaaggtcttatgggtgtagaacgacatgagggtgagtaataaatgacattattttcatttttgggtgaactaaccctttaagtttttttaGCAGTAACATGTGAAAAGTGTAAGTTGTTGCTCTGGTTTTTTTAGCAGCCCCTCATAACCAATGGTATGAGATGGGGGCAGGGCTATTCGCTTGGTTGACCGATGAAGACAAGACTGTTTTGAAATCttctttgaaaacattatttttccaGTTCCATTTCATGGTAcagaaatgacacatttaaCTTCAGTACACGCAGTTTAAATCTCATTAGCAGTAGTTTCTTTGGCCGGAAAACTGACTCCTAACCCATGTTCAAGTAAAATGGATGCCTATAAAGCAATGTTGGACAGTAAttgagtggtgcaggtatgacgtcaGAACCAGGAAGTCATGCGTATttaataagtaactagataAGACAGTTTGGGGTTTGAGTGTGTGCAGTGTAAGCTGTAGAACAAAACATTGAAGTATCGTCAacttatgtttaccacaggctttatttcactcagaaattgtaaacccccattataaaaccccataggaaatCTTGAAGGAACCAGCGGCAAATTAGACTTCCGGGTTCtgacgtcatacctgcaccacacTATATTGACTTTGAGGCAGGCACATGGTGTCCATCAATGCTCTAAATCACTGTAACAAGGTGATGAGAACTTCATCATCTCTCCCCTGCCACAGCATCTCTCCTTCAAAGTGCACCAGCCCTTGCTTGCGCGCCCGCAGCAGAACCCCCACTAGTTTATCAGAGATGGTGACGTATCTCTCAAACAGCATCCCGAACCGTACAGCGGGCCTGCCGTCGTCTCCGCTTTCTCCGATCTCCTTAATGACCTGGCAGAGCTCGGTGACCTCTCTGCTGATGTGGGAGTGGGCGTCTTTTCCTCTCTGCTCTGTTTTGGAGCCCTCTAAAGGCCTGCCGTAGCCCTCCTGTCCTCGCTGGATCTGCGGGGGAATCACCTTGCCGTTGCTGAAGGGATTTTGTTTCTGATACTCACAGTGGTCGTTGGACCATTTCTGCCAGTTCTCTGTCAGACCTTTGACAGACACGGTGCACGTCTCCGCCCTGTCATCTTTATGCTGCGCAGGTGCTTCATCCGTCTCCATGGTGACCTTTGGCTCACAGGACGGCTCTAGTTTTCAGCATGCTTTACTGTTGGCACAACAAAGGCTGCGAGTGAGAAGATTGCATGTCGTACAGGCTTTAAATAACTTAAAGCCTCATGAAGTCTACAAGTAAGACTGACCCAATGTAATCAATACTAGTCTGTGcacttaaactaaactatatcataaagatatattaatttataaactataaaataaatactgatcTCAAAATTTGAGATAGAACCACACAAGTGTActactgtcattttttaaatttaagaaaaaatctTCCAGGACACGGTATTATTGTTAACAAaacctaaaaacatttttgttcattgaaatagggctgaaataaaataaaatagaaatattagatgaaaaacttcaactaaatgaaaattaagtggTTTATAACTGAAATATGTTTAAGATGAAGcaactaaaattactaacttggaggtaaataaaaactaaaactgaattaaattacactgaaatagaagtaaaaataaattaaacctaattggtaaaaaaaaagaataaaaatgtcataagcacattaaaaattaaaaaaaaaaaaatattaaataagataaaataaaaacttaaaatataaaaaaaacctaGGCCTGCCGGTAAAATAATGCTTTCTggaaaaatgataaataatcaGATATATATGTgaattaaattcacatttttattagcGACATTTCAAACATTGCTTATTATTACTATGTTTAATTACATGTATCAATTAATATTAACTGTTTATGGAAATATCCCATATtcatactgattttttttctttattatcatTACAAAAAACTGGAGatattttattccattttaatAATACGTCCTCAAATTTGAATTACAACTCTGCAGTGCAACCTAAATTCGAATTCAATTCAAATTGAGAAACTGAATTTATTCTCAGTAAGAATTCATTCTCAAAATACAGAAGGATTTAGAAAGTAGaattgagagatttttttttttcaattctatTCTGAAAGTCGCACAATATACAAAACACATAGGCTATACAACAATACGACACTTACATAGAACACAACACTATAAAATTGATAGAGACAGTCTATGACAGCGTAGTTTAACGATGCAGTCGACTTTACaaagatttaaatataaagtcTAAATATATACATCACACGTTAAGTGTACCATAATAAAACCTTACCGCCCTTGTTTGGCTTCTCGTAGATGGTTGTCATGCTGTAACTACGATGGAAGTGGATACATTACAAGTTGTTCAGTGGATACTTTTCTGACCTCTTGTGAGAGTGATTGATGTGTAAACTAACCAATGAGAGCATGAGAATCATGTCGTTGTACGAGATAATGAACCAATGACAGGGAAGATTTCATCCCCTTAAGAAGTTAATGAGTGTGTAAATAAGATTAAAAGATGTTATCAGGTGACACTAAATAGTTTCCATTTtcaaaaaagacataaaacatAGGGAAATGATTCGGCTTTCACGAACAGACTGTTCTTTCGAGCACACAGgcagtttacttaattttaCTCATGGGTATGACTTAGTTAAAACAGGCATTGAAAACTACAAATATCCAATCCTTTTAGGAGATTTTCGCGTAGGCGATTTAAGTACGGGGATGCCAAATTGGAACTGTTGTTACGAGCACAAGTATTCCCATCGGATGATGTTGAATGTTGCACACAAACATGGCGCTCCACTGTGGTCGGGCGTGCAGACAATATTTACTTCATCTGGCACATGATAACGTCGATTTTAGATTACCGGTACAAACTGTAAACTTTCAGTACACTTAGTCCTTCGTGTCAAAATGCTTATTTTATTGGATTAAAACGTCAAGAATGTGTTTTGAACTAAAGAGCTCATTATTCATAAATTTTTTGCACAGCTCCATTCAGTATTGtagttaattattttcatttgaatctAAGATCGAACTATATTTGGTACACATTAATAAATCGCTATTTGAATTATTGATTGCAGGAAATAAAAGCATTGCTGTCTCTAAGGAACCAGCCATTTGATACATCAGATACATTCATTGAAAAGGTAATGCCAAAATTGTTTTTCACTTGAAACAAGTAATTGTCATAAGTTGttatttaatttctaaaaatTCTAACTTTTTCCTCATAAGTCTCCCTTTTGGCAACTAAATGGCTTATCGGAAGATGATATACGGAGTGTCATGTCCAGAACGGTTTGTGGCAAGTaggttgtaatattttattatttaaagtgcATGTAAAATGCTCAGGATGACAaactattataaatattaaccTAACTGCATTTACTCTGCGATATTTATTTACCGAAATTTTGAGTTGCTTTGCATATGATTTCATGACCCTATGACCCAATACTGACCAATCAGGACTCTGCATATATTTGAATGTAGTCAATGATTGGCTGAAGATCAATGTGTGAATACTGcatgtcttaaaaaaaaaggctgttttcgttaatattataataacgtttgttttgctattaacattagttaacatgaattaacaaagAACTATATTTCTGCATCAATTAAttatcttaatgttaatttcaccatttactacatttttaaaatcaaaagtagttagcattagttaaagggatagttcacccaaaaatgaaaattctgtcatcatttactccccctcaagttgttccaaacctgcatgaagttctttcttctgttgaactaaacagttgatggaccccattgacttccatagtattttatttttctccctactatggaagtcaacggGGTCCGTTAACTGTTTGCTTACAcctattcttcaaaatatcttcttttgtgttcagcagaacaaagaaattcataaaggtttgaaacaacttgaggatgagtaaatgatgacagaattttcatttttgggtgaactatccctttaaggcactGTGAACCTGCATGAAGAGAgtgaacaattgtatttttattaacaaagattaataaatactgcaaaaatataatgctcattgttagtttatgttagctAACGTATTAACTGACATTGAcaaattaaaccttattgtaaagtgttactaaaatACAgtgataattattaaattactgGATTTATGTAAAGTTTAATATTGATTTCCAGGTCTGCTTTTGAACTTTGGGGTCATGGAAGAACAACAGATGAGTTGAGGAGGTCACTGTTGGTGTATCCAGCAGAAAACATGGTTTGTTCATGTTTCCCTCTCAATAAAGTACAATGTGTCCTTGAGATTTACAGGGTGTATTTCTGAATAAACTGTCTGTATTAATTCTTCACAGGCTCCATATCTACAGCAGAATTCAACTTATAAGATCAATGTCTACACTTTCAACAAAACATTAGAGTTTAAGGACAGAATCAAAAAGATTGATGTAAGtattttgctgtattttacaTGTTTGCACGTTTTGAATACCTGATTCTGTGGCATACAATCCATAATTGGTGTTAATTTAGTAACAGCGTCAATTGCAATTTATACTgtcttaaatggttagttcacccaaaaataaaaattctgtcattaattactcatcctcatgtcgttccaaacctgtaggacttttgttcatcttcggaacacaaattaagatattttgaatgaaatctttgatctctttatgaactttttgaagggtCAATGTGGTaattgcgtagactgtcaatgaatttacgtttttgggtgaactaactctttaacttAATGTATTTTTGCCACAGGCTCTAGACTTCCTGCCATTTGAAGGGAAGGTCAATCTAAAGGATCCAGAACATGTTTTCTGTTTGCTGGAGGATTATGGCTCTGATCCTAATGATATCCCAGAGGAGCCTTTCCATTTGTACTTTGGGAGATGGGTGAGCAGCTCTTATAATGATTCAGAATGTTTCTTCAGTGGTGTGTGCTGGTGTACAAGGCTTCACATTTGACGACTGTATGGATTTGTAAAATGCTTGATTTGTGCCCTGGATACTAAAGCTGAATGATgtccttaaaaataaaaggtaacaTACTGTATCAactcttaaatgttaaataagttTTCTCTTCAGATTGCAGATGGTCAAAGAGAATTAATTCGCTCTTACAGTGTGAAGAAGAGACATTTCATTGGGAACACTAGTATGGACGCTGGCCTCTCTTTCATCATGGCCAATCATGCCAAAGTAAAGGCTGATGATTTGGTTTACGATCCTTTTGTTGGAACAGGTGAGGAAATCTTTGTGCAGATAGAAGGCTTTGAAGTCTATAATGCTCACagttcatttgatcaaaaacacagtaaaacagcaatgctgtaaaatattattacaatttaaaataacttttttattttaatatattttaaaatgtaatttattcctgtgatggcaaagcagaaatttcagcatcattacttcagtcttcagtgtcacatgatccttcagaaatcattctaatacgctgattCGGTGTGACATTTcgtattattatcagtgttgaaaacaagttcaaaataacatttattcgAAATAGAATTTTTGCAATattaaagtctttactgtcactttggatcaatttaatgctttctTGCTGTATTAATTTAACTTAATATCTGAACTTACATCACTTAAATTCTATATTAACCCAGGCATCATTAATTGAATATTATTAGCCTATAGCTAATAAACTATATAATTTGGtgggagagtttttttttatttttttttaatcaatttagttctatttaatttttttgtttaattatttattgatattataTTGGAGgttctttgtctttttaaacTAGTTGTCAGTGAGTGCGTATAAGTTTCTCATCCAACACAGCTATGAAATCAGATACCTTTATTCTGCAAATGAATTTGTTTAGTCTTGCATATTGTTTGTTTGGCATGTTGTTAATCAAAACAGTTTAGACTCTTCATTTTGGGCCAAACTGAAGcaggtgtttgtgtttgtgtctcgTTCTGAGTGAAATCACATCTGACAGCTTGTCAGGGTGATTGAGGATTTGTACCATCGTCTTCTGTTTCTTATTTGTGTCTAACGGGAACCAGGAGCAGAACTCTTTATAATCTTTTGTGATGGCTCACAATAATTCTCACTTTTCCATCTCAGTTGGCCCACTTTTACTCTTTCTTTTGACTTTGAAAGTCCCACTTTCGAGTGTCATTAGTCAAACGAAAGATTTCTGGCTTTCTAAACAGCATGGGGttgcatttctctctctctctaaggCTTTTTTGCTGAAGCGTGAGTTTGTAGCGTGCCATGATGCTGCCAGGCTTTATCATAAGTCTGTTGTCACCACATGCGCTGAGATCTGCAGGCCAGATGTGCTTATTTAGTTGAATACTCTCTGGATGGCTGGAAATCCTTACAGGCATAATTTTAAAGTGCCAAGTGTATATAAAGATCTACAGTCAGATACGTACATTCCAGAGACCACTTGTATAATTTTCTTAAATTCTCTCATGATCATTTTTtcctctgttttgtttttccaggTAGTCTTTTGGTAGCATGTTCACACTTTGGGGCTTATGTATGTGGGACAGACATCGATTATAACACTATCCATGGAATAGGTATGTTTTTTAAAGGCATTACAATCATTCTCCTTCGAGTATTCCACACAATGTAGGTTTATTCAGTACATTTGCACCTTTGAGCATTTAAACCTGTTGCAGGAAAAGCCAGCAGGAAGAATCAGAAATGGAGAGGACCAGATGAGAACATCCGAGCAAACCTGCGGCAGTATGGGACTGAGAGTCTCTATGTAGACGTCATGGTGTCCGATGCTTCCAAACCAGTTTGGAGAAAAAACGCACAGTTTGATGCCATTGTTACAGATCGTACGTTCCTAGAAACTGAAGGCCTTTAAAGGTGAAGCGTgtcattattttatgttaaaatacaatGGTCTACCTGAAAGCTAAAAACCAGCTACCATGTTCCAAAACACCGCTTGTACTGTAGCTTAAGCTGGATTTTCAATCGCATGGGAATACTGTTTGTTTGTAAACATTGTTCAGTTACGTTTAGTGGTGttgaaatgacacacttcaccaTTAAAGTCAcatttgtgggttttttttatttgttactattaactgtttttgtttgaagcttcaagtgtttttcttttcccTTGTGCAGCTCCATATGGCATTCGTGAGTCCACGAGGAGAACGGGATCTCATAAAGATATCATCAAACCTCCTGAGGATTTGTAAGTCTATCACTTTTATCCACCTGCATTTTTAATGGATCCACTTGAAACACTCTTTAGATGTGAGCCAGTCATCAAATAAACCTACTGCCTCACAACTAGCACAACACATGGTACAAGACTATAcaattacactaccattcaaaagagtctcttatgttcattgcatttatttgatttaaaaaaaaaaaaacatttagaatgcagtttatttctgtgatggcaaagctgaattttcagtgtcacgtgatccttcagaaatcattctaatatgctgatttggtgctcgagaaacatttcttattactatcacagttgtgctgcttaatattttttaacaaactgtgatttttgtatatacagtcaaaccaaaatttattcagacaccttgaacatttcattcattaatacagtttattcactatagtttaaaaaaatggtaataaaatatgacaagatctcagagttaaactgtcagaaaatattaatcagataacacttaagcaaaacatggtcaggtcaaagtgtctgaataatttttggttccaaattgttataaattttactggtagtccactgtatgaagaatttttgggtataatatgtcacagttaaCTTTTTGCTAttctcacttacataaatgaactatagtgtcctgcacccactggtaaaaatatatcaaaaatgtctgaataatttttggtttgactgtatatatatatataatcaatcatgatttttttttttttttttctccaggattctttgatgaatagaatgtttaaaaacagcatttatttgaaatagatatagtttgcaacattataaatgtctatactgtcacttttagaccatcagtttaaaaaaattatgaatttatgAAACCCAAAAcaacttttagaacattttgtATGAAAGTTAGAACATATACTAATTACTAATATTAATTCAggcctgaaaaaataaataataatgtcttTGGAGACATTTGATTATCAATGGAAAAAGCAAGGATGGTTCTGTGtaattgttttcatttactTGTTGTTCAAAATgcgtatgattttcttttttccatggaacacaaaaggcaATGTAGAATATATTAGTCACCCGTTTCCGTTCATTGCATTCATATGTTCTGAAGACTTTATAAGTGATGTGTGATTGTGACCGGGATGTTCTTTTGAGGCAGattttttcaatgaatcagttgatcCGCTTCACAAAACCTCTGTGAATGATTTGATCCGTTTGTGCTCACATGTCAGTACTCACACAAATAGTGCCCAAATGCCATGGACTACTTAATGAGTATATAGTACTTTTATGGCGCTTGAGTTCTTTTTGACACTTGAAACCTACAATCCCGATTTACTGTAATTGCATGAAAAAGTGCAACcagcacattaaaaaaattatctcaATTTCTCGTTTTCTGTTTCATGGATGaaacaagtttggaacaacttgagggcaagtaaataatgac includes:
- the si:dkey-29b11.3 gene encoding actin-binding Rho-activating protein-like — encoded protein: METDEAPAQHKDDRAETCTVSVKGLTENWQKWSNDHCEYQKQNPFSNGKVIPPQIQRGQEGYGRPLEGSKTEQRGKDAHSHISREVTELCQVIKEIGESGDDGRPAVRFGMLFERYVTISDKLVGVLLRARKQGLVHFEGEMLWQGRDDEVLITLLQ
- the trmt11 gene encoding tRNA (guanine(10)-N2)-methyltransferase homolog isoform X1, which codes for MLHTNMALHCGRACRQYLLHLAHDNVDFRLPEIKALLSLRNQPFDTSDTFIEKSPFWQLNGLSEDDIRSVMSRTVCGKSAFELWGHGRTTDELRRSLLVYPAENMAPYLQQNSTYKINVYTFNKTLEFKDRIKKIDALDFLPFEGKVNLKDPEHVFCLLEDYGSDPNDIPEEPFHLYFGRWIADGQRELIRSYSVKKRHFIGNTSMDAGLSFIMANHAKVKADDLVYDPFVGTGSLLVACSHFGAYVCGTDIDYNTIHGIGKASRKNQKWRGPDENIRANLRQYGTESLYVDVMVSDASKPVWRKNAQFDAIVTDPPYGIRESTRRTGSHKDIIKPPEDFAGESHVPVSMAYHLSDIFADLLNFAAHHLVLGGRLVYWLPIYRPEYCEEMVPLHPCLTLISNCEQTLSSHTSRRLITMEKTKEPEDSDKLAHLADSRFTPYQGHNSFREKYFSGLTKKNGKDSKATPRNED
- the trmt11 gene encoding tRNA (guanine(10)-N2)-methyltransferase homolog isoform X2, with the protein product MSRTVCGKSAFELWGHGRTTDELRRSLLVYPAENMAPYLQQNSTYKINVYTFNKTLEFKDRIKKIDALDFLPFEGKVNLKDPEHVFCLLEDYGSDPNDIPEEPFHLYFGRWIADGQRELIRSYSVKKRHFIGNTSMDAGLSFIMANHAKVKADDLVYDPFVGTGSLLVACSHFGAYVCGTDIDYNTIHGIGKASRKNQKWRGPDENIRANLRQYGTESLYVDVMVSDASKPVWRKNAQFDAIVTDPPYGIRESTRRTGSHKDIIKPPEDFAGESHVPVSMAYHLSDIFADLLNFAAHHLVLGGRLVYWLPIYRPEYCEEMVPLHPCLTLISNCEQTLSSHTSRRLITMEKTKEPEDSDKLAHLADSRFTPYQGHNSFREKYFSGLTKKNGKDSKATPRNED